One genomic region from Drosophila subpulchrella strain 33 F10 #4 breed RU33 chromosome 2R, RU_Dsub_v1.1 Primary Assembly, whole genome shotgun sequence encodes:
- the LOC119551342 gene encoding daxx-like protein, translating into MHIPSGITVNEHQKNILTTNENLTISLAEPNNNNENSNNNNNNTNSYNNNVKQVKMGAVQKVAWSSPGEGDAWQPNTGDSRSQCHPVAIRVLPMTRPPVVIGQRQQQQQLPRSLATPETTAITAKDAGKTAPTASSTEINGTAATKGDRGTTATESVPVADTATVKLPQQKTSLGSFQQTQKPQNFNFNCNNSK; encoded by the exons ATGCACATCCCCAGTGGTATCACAGTTAACGAACACCAGAAGAACATCCTCaccacaaatgaaaatctgaCCATTTCCCTGGCAGAGCCCAACAACAATAACGAAAACagcaataataataacaacaacaccAACAGCTACAACAACAATGTGAAGCAGGTGAAGATGGGCGCCGTCCAGAAAGTGGCCTGGTCG TCACCAGGTGAGGGTGACGCCTGGCAACCAAATACGGGTGACAGCCGGAGCCAATGTCATCCAGTCGCCATCCGAGTGTTGCCGATGACTCGCCCGCCGGTTGTAATAGGTCAGcgccagcaacagcagcagctacCTAGATCCTTGGCTACCCCCGAAACCACTGCAATCACAGCCAAAGACGCTGGCAAAACCGCTCCAACAGCCAGTTCCACAGAAATTAACGGTACAGCAGCAACCAAAGGCGATCGTGGAACAACAGCTACAGAAAGCGTCCCCGTCGCAGATACTGCCACTGTAAAACTTCCACAACAGAAGACTTCCCTTGGGTCTTTCCAGCAAACGCAAAAGCCACaaaacttcaacttcaactgcaacaacagcaaataG